One genomic region from Oncorhynchus gorbuscha isolate QuinsamMale2020 ecotype Even-year linkage group LG13, OgorEven_v1.0, whole genome shotgun sequence encodes:
- the ints5 gene encoding integrator complex subunit 5: MSGFFDGTLLTVTMQTSLAHSPQNALSPQELSHEIKSFISGVDQTQGRKLSVRDHARCAVRLLRSVPACRGAVLEHLRGVYNEHVSAFLHNLEADGEGDGDSNLEDVIMEVHGVLAEFIKLNPRAWAPLVSTWAVDLLGQLSSKHAGRRAAPQSSSLNELLQLWMSCAATRSLMEAYNQCLAAMIAWCPDQCVDALLDTSVQHSPHFDWVVAHIGSSFPGTIISRVLACGLKDFCSHGTADKGQGDKSNRVPKIGSVVGILGHLAARHSDSIRQELLRMFQESLSPPTIPPSSGSTSWEHSAQLRRGAVPFLLQLAALSPSLLGAVSAELVESLRPPVLLQLQAVLQGLPRDELDNMMGLVVHLIAQSPAGGARILRFLADTATPASVIISGPTPSPHEGVREACDRLLQMLLLHLHKLVYTCSEGDDGYYSRPHSPSSQAPRVVPFLDEMQSHVGELCAETLRLERKRHLWLHQLLCLLSVYRGPSVATEALCQLLTLARNPDQLALAWQLHTPLSTCLPGLIPAAVTRCVAQIHTHTLGPKQLCQLLLNLASAMQSVQEEERRGPGGMGGGGASPQSSMAVQVGAAVSGHLHDFCPLLLHSDPAVSHAAVRLLSRSLLPRATLPSHLLLVCRAAVTHFFLALRRRVQAGKGRDGGQGGEAVNCSVLLLSRLAGYSPLTLKCVLLQLVEGALHKGNADLFGGQSEDIRGDTPISPSLAPDRGGFLLDINCRFGTTVNFSGSVWSVFHAGVIGKGLKQRSATPHPDAASVIQNVQTLLAVTVQCCSAPSGNGRNSGGARHQSSVVPDEPPPINAEAAKMMAVTLVEYICPDVANGELSWPPEEHARTTVERDIHIRRCFEAHPVLFPLLHVVAAGHPALCYCSAVLRGLLATLLAHWEASREPLAVDSPWHLQASCMLVSCMGEGQLLPPVLGNVHEAFPYLTPFEVRLLLLAVWEYVRGNGPMPQKFVFSAEKGLFCRDFARDGDVARYVAPIHSVLHKNIDRLGHLCWRFQL, encoded by the exons ATGTCTGGCTTTTTTGACGGAACTCTCCTGACAGTCACCATGCAGACCTCTCTCGCTCACTCACCGCAGAATGCACTTAG ccCCCAGGAGCTGTCCCATGAGATCAAATCCTTCATCAGTGGCGTGGACCAGACCCAGGGTCGTAAACTCAGCGTCCGTGATCATGCCCGCTGTGCAGTGCGTCTGCTACGATCCGTGCCTGCATGTCGTGGGGCGGTGCTTGAGCACCTAAGGGGCGTTTACAACGAGCATGTATCAGCCTTTCTTCACAATCTGGAGGCGGACGGCGAGGGCGACGGGGACTCCAACCTGGAGGACGTCATCATGGAGGTCCATGGCGTCCTGGCAGAGTTCATCAAGCTCAACCCCCGAGCCTGGGCTCCCCTCGTCTCCACCTGGGCTGTAGACCTGCTGGGCCAGCTGAGCTCCAAGCATGCTGGTCGCAGGGCAGCTCCCCAATCCTCCAGCCTCAACGAGCTGCTGCAGCTGTGGATGTCATGTGCAGCTACCCGCTCCCTCATGGAGGCCTATAACCAGTGCCTGGCGGCCATGATAGCCTGGTGTCCTGATCAATGTGTGGACGCTCTCCTGGACACCTCGGTGCAGCACTCCCCCCACTTTGACTGGGTGGTGGCCCACATCGGATCCTCCTTCCCGGGCACCATCATCAGCCGCGTCCTGGCCTGTGGCCTTAAAGACTTCTGCTCCCACGGAACGGCTGACAAGGGTCAGGGAGACAAGAGCAACCGAGTGCCTAAGATCGGCTCTGTGGTGGGGATCCTGGGCCACCTGGCGGCGCGGCACTCTGACAGCATCCGGCAGGAGCTGCTGAGGATGTTCCAGGAGAGCCTCAGTCCCCCGACTATACCCCCCAGCTCTGGGTCCACCTCCTGGGAGCACTCAGCTCAGCTACGCCGAGGCGCAGTGCCCTTCCTCCTTCAGCTGGCGGCGCTGTCCCCCTCTCTGCTGGGCGCCGTGTCCGCTGAGCTGGTGGAGTCTCTACGGCCTCCAGTCTTGCTCCAGCTCCAGGCTGTTCTACAAGGTCTTCCCAGGGACGAGCTGGACAACATGATGGGGCTGGTTGTTCACCTCATCGCCCAGAGCCCTGCTGGAGGGGCACGCATCCTCCGTTTCCTCGCTGACACGGCCACCCCCGCATCCGTCATTATCTCCGGCCCAACGCCTTCCCCTCACGAGGGGGTCCGGGAGGCCTGTGACCGCCTCCTCCAGATGCTTCTGCTGCATCTCCACAAGCTGGTCTACACCTGCTCAGAGGGGGACGACGGCTACTACAGCcgcccccactctccctcctcccaggcCCCCCGGGTAGTCCCCTTTCTGGACGAGATGCAGTCACACGTGGGAGAGCTGTGTGCCGAGACATTGAGGCTGGAGAGGAAGCGCCATCTCTGGCTGCACCAGCTGCTGTGTCTGCTGTCTGTGTACAGGGGCCCCAGTGTAGCCACGGAGGCCCTCTGTCAGCTGCTCACCCTGGCACGGAACCCAGACCAGCTGGCCCTGGCCTGGCAGCTCCACACCCCGCTGTCCACGTGCCTGCCAGGCCTCATCCCTGCAGCCGTGACCCGCTGCGTGGCccagatccacacacacaccctgggacCCAAGCAGCTCTGCCAGCTCCTCCTCAACCTGGCCTCTGCCATGCAGAGtgtacaggaggaggagaggaggggtccTGGAGGCATGGGAGGAGGAGGTGCTAGTCCTCAGTCCTCCATGGCAGTGCAGGTTGGAGCAGCGGTCTCGGGACACCTCCATGATTTCTGCCCTCTGCTCCTCCACAGTGACCCGGCGGTATCCCACGCTGCCGTGCGGCTCCTGTCCCGCAGCCTCCTCCCCCGTGCCACCCTGCCTTCCCACCTGCTGCTCGTCTGTCGGGCCGCCGTCACACACTTCTTCCTGGCGCTGCGGAGGAGAGTACAGGCAGggaaggggagagacggagggcagggaggagaggcgGTGAACTGTTCGGTGCTCCTCCTGTCCCGTCTGGCAGGTTACTCCCCTCTAACCCTCAAATGTGTCCTGCTGCAGCTGGTGGAGGGAGCTCTACATAAAGGAAACGCTGACCTGTTCGGAGGGCAGAGCGAGGACATTAGAGGGGACACCCCCATCTCCCCGTCCTTGGCCCCTGACCGGGGGGGCTTCCTGCTGGACATCAACTGCAGGTTCGGCACCACGGTCAACTTCTCTGgcagtgtgtggtctgtgttccatGCTGGGGTGATAGGGAAGGGTCTGAAGCAGCGCAGCGCTACGCCTCACCCCGACGCCGCCAGTGTCATACAGAACGTCCAGACTCTGCTGGCTGTCACCGTCCAGTGCTGCAGCGCGCCATCTGGGAATGGTCGCAACAGTGGCGGTGCCCGACACCAATCCTCTGTCGTTCCCGATGAGCCGCCGCCCATCAACGCTGAGGCGGCCAAAATGATGGCGGTGACGCTGGTGGAGTATATTTGCCCCGACGTGGCCAACGGGGAACTGTCATGGCCACCAGAGGAACACGCACGCACCACTGTAGAACGTGACATACACATCCGCCGCTGCTTCGAGGCCCACCCTGTCCTCTTCCCTTTACTCCATGTTGTGGCTGCCGGGCATCCTGCGCTCTGTTACTGTTCTGCGGTGCTCCGGGGCCTGCTGGCCACTCTGCTAGCCCACTGGGAGGCTTCGAGGGAGCCTTTGGCAGTAGACTCCCCCTGGCACCTCCAGGCCTCCTGCATGCTGGTGTCATGTATGGGCGAGGGCCAGCTGCTGCCCCCGGTGCTGGGCAACGTCCACGAGGCCTTCCCCTACCTGACGCCCTTTGAGGTGAGGCTTCTCCTCCTGGCTGTGTGGGAGTATGTGAGGGGCAATGGCCCCATGCCACAGAAGTTTGTCTTCAGTGCCGAGAAGGGCCTGTTCTGCCGGGATTTTGCACGGGACGGGGACGTGGCGAGATACGTAGCGCCCATCCACAGTGTCCTGCATAAGAACATTGACCGGCTGGGGCATCTATGCTGGCGTTTCCAGCTCTga
- the LOC123994157 gene encoding phospholipase A and acyltransferase 4-like — protein sequence MAPTLYDKKPEPGDLIEIFRGNYQHWALYVGDGFVVHLAPPSEGPGARANSMMSVLSDKAKVKKEEIWDVVGHDQWCVNNQLDEKYQVRPIHEILTEAQAYVDQEMPYCVFRGNCEHFVTDLRYGKAESRQVRQVVETVGMAAMVGFGVLAVAGIAAAIFGGGSKKKNEEKEEYK from the exons ATGGCTCCAACATTG TATGATAAGAAGCCGGAGCCAGGGGATCTGATAGAGATATTCAGAGGGAACTACCAGCACTGGGCTTTGTACGTTGGTGACGGCTTTGTTGTTCACCTGGCCCCACCCT CCGAGGGACCTGGGGCCAGGGCCAACAGCATGATGTCTGTGCTCAGTGACAAGGCTAAGGTGAAGAAGGAAGAGATCTGGGACGTGGTAGGGCATGATCAGTGGTGCGTAAACAACCAGCTGGATGAGAAGTACCAG GTCAGACCCATACATGAGATACTGACGGAAGCCCAGGCCTATGTGGACCAGGAGATGCCCTACTGTGTCTTCAGAGGAAACTGTGAGCACTTTGTCACAGATCTGAGATATGGAAAGGCTGAGTCTCGACAG GTTCGTCAGGTTGTGGAAACTGTGGGAATGGCTGCAATGGTGGGCTTCGGAGTCCTTGCTGTTGCAGGTATCGCAGCGGCCATCTTTGGAGGTGGAAGCAAGAAGAAGAATGAAGAAAAAGAAGAATATAAGTGA